Proteins co-encoded in one Sediminispirochaeta bajacaliforniensis DSM 16054 genomic window:
- a CDS encoding OsmC family protein, protein MGNKVSCEWKGGMAFEADVTGHTIVMDADASSGGNDTGSRPKPLLLAALGGCSGMDVVSILKKMQEPLTWFNMEIEGQAAEEHPRYYTAVTIVYQFKKGDGLDEAKVEKAVRLSQERYCGVSAQLSKGAEVNWRIEYLE, encoded by the coding sequence ATGGGCAACAAGGTCTCTTGTGAATGGAAGGGGGGAATGGCTTTTGAGGCAGATGTAACGGGACACACAATCGTGATGGACGCAGACGCTTCTTCAGGTGGAAACGATACAGGATCGAGGCCGAAGCCTCTCCTCCTTGCAGCCCTCGGAGGTTGTTCTGGAATGGATGTCGTATCGATCCTGAAAAAAATGCAGGAACCTCTTACATGGTTCAATATGGAAATCGAAGGCCAGGCGGCAGAAGAACATCCTCGCTACTACACAGCAGTAACAATCGTCTATCAGTTTAAGAAAGGTGACGGACTTGATGAGGCGAAGGTGGAAAAAGCGGTCCGCCTGAGCCAGGAACGCTACTGCGGGGTAAGTGCTCAACTTTCCAAGGGAGCAGAGGTAAACTGGCGAATAGAATATCTGGAATAA
- a CDS encoding glutamine--tRNA ligase/YqeY domain fusion protein has translation MADAEKSSLNFIERIIEDDFARGKHSQVVTRFPPEPNGYLHIGHAKSICLNFGLAKKYGGRCHLRFDDTNPEKESLEYIESIKRDVQWLGFSWGTHEYYASDYFEELYKRAVRLIKAGKAYVDDLSPEQMREYRGTLTKPGKESPNRTRSIEENLDLFERMRKGEFPDGSMLLRAKIDMASGNMNMRDPALYRIRRVNHHRTGDAWCIYPMYDFTHPLSDAIEGITHSICTLEFEDHRPLYDWSVEETEMECHPRQIEFARLNLTYTVMSKRILLQLVMEGHVSGWDDPRMPTISGLRRRGYTPEAIRQFADIIGVAKVNSTVDMALLEHCLREDLNLRALRVMVVLDPVKVVIDNYPEGKEEMLEAENNPEDPDGGMRMVPFSREVYIEREDFMEDPPKKFFRLAPGREIRLKHAYYITCVSVEKNESGKITTIHCTYDPESRGGGTPDGRRVKGTSHWVSVAHAKEIEVRLYDNLFTSPEPGSRTGNFLDDLNSDSLSTIKAMAEPSLTDAEPEAHYQFLRKGYFTVDPKESKKGAPVFNRTATLRDSWAKLQKKIEA, from the coding sequence ATGGCTGATGCGGAAAAATCGTCCCTCAATTTCATTGAACGAATCATCGAAGATGATTTTGCCCGAGGGAAGCATTCTCAAGTCGTAACCCGTTTTCCGCCGGAGCCGAACGGCTATTTACATATCGGACATGCAAAGTCCATTTGCCTCAATTTTGGGCTTGCCAAGAAATATGGCGGACGTTGCCATCTTCGTTTCGACGATACCAATCCGGAAAAAGAATCTCTGGAATATATCGAATCGATCAAGCGCGATGTACAGTGGTTGGGATTTTCCTGGGGAACACATGAGTATTATGCCTCGGACTATTTTGAAGAGCTGTATAAACGCGCGGTACGGCTCATCAAGGCGGGAAAGGCCTATGTGGACGATCTCAGCCCCGAGCAGATGCGTGAATATCGGGGGACCCTAACGAAACCGGGAAAAGAGAGTCCGAACAGAACGCGCAGCATCGAAGAGAACCTCGATCTTTTCGAGCGGATGCGAAAGGGGGAATTCCCCGACGGAAGTATGCTGCTGCGGGCAAAGATCGACATGGCAAGCGGCAACATGAATATGCGTGATCCGGCACTGTACAGAATTCGAAGGGTCAACCACCACCGGACAGGTGATGCGTGGTGTATCTACCCCATGTACGACTTCACCCATCCCCTTTCCGACGCGATCGAGGGCATCACCCATTCAATCTGTACCCTGGAGTTTGAAGATCACCGCCCTCTCTACGATTGGTCCGTTGAAGAGACAGAGATGGAATGCCATCCCCGGCAGATAGAATTTGCTCGCCTGAATCTCACGTATACGGTAATGAGTAAGCGAATTCTCCTTCAGCTGGTAATGGAGGGGCATGTATCGGGCTGGGACGATCCCAGGATGCCGACCATCAGCGGGCTTCGGCGACGAGGCTATACGCCTGAGGCAATCCGTCAGTTTGCCGATATCATCGGGGTTGCCAAGGTAAACAGCACTGTTGATATGGCCCTTCTCGAACACTGCCTGCGTGAAGATCTGAATCTGCGAGCGCTGAGGGTGATGGTGGTTCTTGATCCGGTCAAGGTTGTCATAGACAACTATCCCGAAGGAAAAGAGGAAATGCTCGAAGCGGAAAACAACCCCGAGGATCCCGACGGAGGGATGCGCATGGTTCCCTTTTCGAGAGAGGTTTACATCGAAAGGGAAGATTTCATGGAAGATCCTCCGAAGAAGTTTTTCCGCCTTGCTCCCGGCAGGGAGATACGACTTAAGCACGCCTACTACATTACCTGCGTCTCGGTTGAGAAAAACGAATCGGGAAAGATTACGACCATCCACTGCACCTATGATCCCGAAAGCAGGGGGGGAGGTACTCCCGACGGACGGAGGGTCAAGGGGACGAGCCACTGGGTCAGCGTTGCCCATGCAAAAGAGATTGAGGTTCGTCTCTACGACAACCTTTTTACCTCGCCGGAGCCAGGGTCCCGTACCGGTAACTTTCTCGACGATCTGAATTCCGACTCCCTTTCCACCATCAAGGCGATGGCGGAACCCTCTTTAACCGATGCCGAACCGGAAGCGCACTATCAGTTTTTGAGGAAGGGCTACTTCACCGTAGACCCAAAGGAGAGTAAAAAGGGAGCTCCGGTTTTCAATCGAACGGCCACTCTCAGGGATAGTTGGGCAAAGCTTCAGAAAAAGATAGAGGCTTAA
- a CDS encoding phosphomannomutase/phosphoglucomutase has protein sequence MKAFKAYDIRGVWNEDFNAEDVYKIGFHLPGLLGADKVLVGRDVRLSSETIFEALCRGINDAGADVCDAGLATTPMVYWGTARFGYNASVQITASHNPARYNGLKVSKSEALPVGYDTGLSELEKMLDDPITPVKKRGSVESVDIRSPYIAYMKASVPDLSGIKLSVDCSNGMASILVHELLGESPRYLFDTLDGSFPNHEPNPLEEKNVEALKQAVRADSSDVGIIYDGDADRVMFVDEKGAFVPPDLIIALMGHHFLKNEKGNVLMDIRTSKSVYEYIEKLGGKAHMWKVGHAFAKLKMRELKAIYGGELAGHYYIRDFYNCDSGMLASLIVLDVLAEAKKQGRTFSQLIDAIRSYANSGEINFRIEKKKEAMDALKEHFEGKEKPTAFFDFDGYRIEFADWWFNVRPSNTEPYLRLVVEAKTDELLSAKLESITSLLSDFT, from the coding sequence ATGAAAGCATTTAAAGCCTACGACATAAGAGGGGTTTGGAACGAAGATTTTAATGCCGAGGATGTTTATAAGATAGGTTTTCACCTGCCAGGCCTTCTGGGTGCCGACAAGGTCCTGGTCGGTCGAGATGTTCGATTATCCAGCGAAACAATCTTCGAGGCCCTCTGCCGCGGCATAAACGATGCCGGAGCGGATGTTTGTGATGCGGGTCTGGCCACGACGCCAATGGTTTATTGGGGAACGGCCCGTTTCGGTTACAATGCCTCCGTTCAGATCACTGCAAGCCACAATCCGGCACGATATAACGGACTGAAGGTCTCAAAAAGCGAAGCACTTCCGGTAGGTTACGATACCGGCCTCTCAGAGCTGGAAAAGATGCTCGATGACCCCATCACCCCCGTAAAGAAACGGGGTTCGGTAGAGAGCGTGGATATACGCAGCCCCTACATAGCCTATATGAAGGCATCGGTCCCTGACCTTTCAGGGATCAAACTATCGGTGGACTGTTCGAACGGAATGGCGTCCATCCTGGTACACGAACTGCTGGGAGAGAGCCCCCGCTACCTTTTCGATACTCTGGATGGCTCCTTTCCCAACCACGAGCCCAATCCCCTCGAAGAAAAGAACGTAGAGGCGTTGAAACAGGCCGTTAGAGCGGACAGCAGCGACGTGGGGATCATCTACGACGGTGATGCCGACAGGGTGATGTTCGTCGACGAGAAGGGAGCGTTTGTCCCCCCCGATCTCATCATCGCCCTCATGGGCCACCATTTTCTCAAAAACGAAAAGGGCAATGTGCTCATGGATATCCGCACCAGCAAGTCCGTCTACGAGTATATCGAAAAACTCGGAGGCAAGGCCCATATGTGGAAGGTAGGCCACGCCTTTGCCAAGCTGAAGATGCGGGAGCTAAAAGCCATCTACGGGGGTGAGCTGGCCGGGCACTACTACATCCGGGACTTCTATAACTGCGACAGCGGTATGCTTGCCAGCCTGATCGTCCTCGATGTTCTCGCCGAGGCAAAAAAGCAGGGGCGCACCTTTTCCCAGTTGATCGATGCTATTCGCAGCTATGCCAACTCCGGAGAGATAAATTTCCGGATCGAAAAAAAGAAGGAGGCGATGGATGCCCTCAAAGAGCACTTTGAGGGGAAAGAAAAACCGACAGCCTTCTTTGATTTCGACGGATACCGGATCGAATTCGCCGACTGGTGGTTTAATGTACGCCCATCCAACACCGAACCCTATCTGCGGCTCGTCGTCGAAGCGAAAACCGATGAGCTCCTTTCGGCAAAGTTGGAATCGATCACATCGCTTCTTTCCGACTTTACCTGA
- a CDS encoding class I SAM-dependent methyltransferase: MKSFSTILKERHQRFRRLFADDGTNCFRVYDRNDALYPYTIDLYDRRILITEYEGTAKHVPVGLKRKELEALVASSLYSDPHDVFYKFRPRLHGRTQYEKLGNTGELFPVTENGLTFLVNLTDYVDTGLFMDHRLTRKMVAEESFGLRVLNLFGYTGAFSVAAAAGGALETVTVDLSSSYLAWAEKNLRANGLIGDQHRFIAEDVRKYLMEADKERSKFDLVILDPPLFSNSRKTDGTFDLQRDYVWFVAAAMKLLNDGGRLLFCTTKKEFHFDPGRIMGSESLEITRETLPPDFDARKPHRCWLLKRKTVTVARKNSSHGRGAHLR, encoded by the coding sequence ATGAAATCTTTTTCTACCATATTGAAGGAGCGGCACCAGCGCTTCCGCAGGCTTTTTGCCGACGACGGAACGAACTGCTTCCGGGTCTACGATAGGAACGATGCCCTCTATCCCTATACCATCGACTTGTATGATAGGCGTATTTTGATTACCGAATATGAGGGTACTGCGAAGCACGTTCCTGTGGGACTGAAGAGAAAAGAACTGGAGGCCTTGGTCGCCTCTTCGCTTTACAGCGATCCTCATGACGTGTTCTACAAATTTCGTCCGAGGCTCCACGGACGAACACAATACGAAAAGCTGGGCAATACGGGTGAACTCTTCCCGGTGACGGAAAACGGGCTGACCTTTTTGGTAAATCTCACCGATTACGTGGACACCGGGCTCTTTATGGATCACCGTCTGACACGGAAGATGGTGGCCGAAGAGAGCTTCGGGCTTCGGGTTCTCAACCTCTTCGGCTATACCGGGGCATTTAGTGTGGCAGCAGCGGCAGGGGGGGCTCTCGAGACGGTTACCGTCGATCTGTCCTCTTCCTATCTTGCCTGGGCGGAAAAAAATCTGCGGGCAAACGGTCTTATCGGTGATCAGCACCGTTTTATAGCCGAAGATGTGCGAAAATATCTCATGGAGGCCGATAAAGAGCGTTCGAAATTCGACCTGGTTATTCTTGATCCCCCGCTTTTCAGCAACAGCAGGAAGACCGACGGAACCTTCGACCTTCAGCGTGATTATGTTTGGTTCGTGGCCGCCGCCATGAAACTCTTGAACGATGGAGGCAGACTACTCTTTTGTACGACCAAGAAAGAGTTTCACTTCGATCCCGGCAGGATTATGGGATCGGAAAGTTTGGAGATTACCCGGGAAACCCTGCCACCCGATTTCGATGCGAGAAAACCACACCGCTGCTGGCTTTTGAAACGAAAAACCGTTACCGTTGCCCGAAAAAATTCTTCACACGGTCGAGGGGCCCATCTTCGGTAA
- a CDS encoding GGDEF domain-containing protein, with the protein MKEIPANELFLKHYDILQETGILQQINAQQHRIHELEELLSNAVEIFNQRSPDELVHFLISCIVDKFIPSHLAFFFKNHKNDDPITTLCFEQLRPVKSKVVLKTLDDYRHFFSRYPNPIDFHLFEYTVEQKAIANRLKILDPAIIVPLIGMDGLFGLIVIGRKVLGEEYSPEEMILLDKLMKFASISLQNKIYYTSSVTDYKTRLFNHAYFMRRLQEEIAKVKRYASAFSILAIDVDHFKVINDKHGHLAGDKALFALARTLERTLREEDVLSRFGGEEFFVLLTDNSLTRAIQVSERIRSEVEKMRIEYEDFILKLTISIGVNHVNAGRLASENELIAQADKALYISKNNGRNQITIYNPGFLYKAQQLKS; encoded by the coding sequence GTGAAAGAAATCCCTGCAAACGAACTATTTCTTAAGCATTACGACATTCTCCAGGAAACGGGGATACTCCAACAGATCAACGCCCAGCAGCATCGTATCCACGAATTGGAAGAGCTTTTGTCGAATGCGGTCGAGATTTTCAATCAGCGAAGCCCCGACGAATTGGTTCACTTCCTTATCTCCTGTATCGTTGATAAATTTATTCCTTCCCATCTCGCCTTTTTTTTCAAGAATCATAAAAATGATGATCCGATCACGACCCTTTGTTTCGAGCAGCTGCGGCCTGTAAAATCGAAGGTTGTTCTCAAAACTCTGGACGACTATCGTCATTTTTTCTCACGCTATCCCAACCCCATCGATTTCCATCTTTTCGAATATACCGTGGAACAGAAAGCAATAGCAAATCGCTTAAAGATCCTCGACCCGGCAATTATCGTGCCCCTCATTGGCATGGATGGCCTTTTCGGTTTAATCGTCATCGGCAGAAAAGTTTTGGGAGAAGAGTATAGTCCCGAAGAGATGATCCTTTTGGACAAGCTGATGAAGTTTGCCTCCATCAGTCTTCAGAATAAAATTTATTACACAAGCTCGGTAACCGATTATAAAACACGACTTTTCAACCATGCCTATTTCATGCGGCGTCTGCAGGAGGAGATTGCCAAGGTGAAGCGCTACGCCAGCGCCTTTTCCATACTTGCCATCGACGTCGATCATTTCAAGGTGATCAATGATAAGCATGGCCATTTGGCAGGCGATAAAGCACTTTTTGCCCTTGCAAGAACGCTGGAACGCACACTGAGAGAAGAGGATGTCCTTTCCCGTTTCGGGGGAGAAGAGTTTTTCGTGCTTCTGACCGACAATAGCCTCACACGGGCAATCCAGGTTTCCGAAAGAATCAGATCGGAGGTGGAGAAGATGAGGATCGAGTATGAGGATTTTATCCTGAAGCTGACAATCAGCATTGGGGTCAACCATGTCAACGCCGGCCGCCTTGCGAGCGAAAACGAACTCATCGCACAGGCGGATAAGGCCCTCTATATCTCGAAAAACAACGGCCGCAACCAAATAACAATCTATAATCCCGGCTTTCTTTATAAGGCCCAGCAATTGAAGTCATAA
- a CDS encoding pyridoxamine 5'-phosphate oxidase family protein, which yields MRRGDKALIEMAQLWAVLDKAEVLTLCFNDEGSPYGVPLSFGTGEDALFIHCAREGRKWDLLNQAKPIFFLAWCDAKLKQGEAACSYSMRYRSIMGTAFPVLLEDPDEKREGLNRIMHKYTGRSDFAFPDKSLEATGIFRLEITSMTGKASGY from the coding sequence ATGAGAAGAGGCGACAAAGCATTAATAGAGATGGCCCAGCTATGGGCCGTTCTTGACAAAGCGGAGGTTCTGACCCTCTGTTTCAACGATGAGGGGAGTCCCTACGGGGTCCCGCTATCCTTCGGGACAGGCGAAGACGCCCTCTTTATCCACTGCGCCAGGGAGGGGAGAAAGTGGGACCTCTTGAACCAGGCGAAACCCATCTTCTTTCTTGCATGGTGCGACGCAAAACTGAAACAGGGCGAGGCGGCCTGCAGCTATTCGATGCGCTATCGTTCGATAATGGGGACTGCTTTCCCCGTCCTTCTTGAAGATCCCGACGAAAAACGGGAAGGGCTCAATAGGATCATGCACAAATACACGGGCAGGAGCGATTTCGCCTTTCCCGATAAAAGCCTCGAAGCTACCGGAATTTTTCGCCTGGAGATCACATCCATGACGGGAAAGGCCTCGGGTTACTAA
- a CDS encoding ABC transporter permease, translating into MMSEMQVQRIRSFKANKRGLWSLRIFLILFLLSLFAEFIANDKPLLVWYAGRLFFPLTHEYPETAFGGEFELEADYKDPFVVDLIEEAGWILWPPVRYSYDTINYDLPSPAPSPPTRENILGTDDKGRDVLARLIYGFRISVLFGLALTITSSVIGVTVGALMGYHGGKLDILGQRFIEVWSGMPTLFLLIILSSVVEPNFWWLLLITLLFGWMSLVGVVRAEFLRGRNLEYVEAARALGVKDRHIMFRHILPNAMVATLTFLPFILSGAITTLTSLDFLGFGLPVGSPSLGELLAQGKANLQAPWLGISAFVVLALILALLVFVGEAVRDAFDPRRNL; encoded by the coding sequence ATGATGAGCGAGATGCAGGTACAGCGGATTCGCAGCTTCAAGGCAAACAAGCGGGGACTTTGGTCCCTGCGCATCTTTCTCATACTCTTTCTTCTCTCACTTTTTGCAGAGTTCATTGCCAACGACAAGCCTCTTCTGGTTTGGTACGCCGGACGGCTCTTTTTTCCCTTGACCCATGAATATCCGGAAACGGCCTTCGGCGGCGAGTTCGAACTGGAAGCCGATTACAAGGATCCTTTCGTCGTCGACCTGATCGAGGAAGCGGGCTGGATTCTCTGGCCGCCGGTCAGGTACAGTTACGACACCATCAACTACGACCTTCCCAGTCCGGCTCCGAGCCCTCCGACCCGGGAGAATATCCTCGGCACCGACGATAAGGGACGGGATGTGCTGGCCAGGCTCATCTACGGTTTTCGGATATCGGTCCTTTTCGGCCTTGCCCTCACCATCACCTCATCGGTCATCGGGGTTACGGTCGGGGCTCTCATGGGTTATCACGGCGGAAAACTCGATATCCTCGGCCAGCGATTCATCGAGGTGTGGTCCGGGATGCCGACCCTCTTTCTCCTCATCATTCTTTCGAGCGTGGTGGAACCGAACTTCTGGTGGCTCCTTTTGATCACCCTCCTTTTCGGCTGGATGAGCCTCGTGGGAGTGGTCCGGGCGGAATTCTTACGGGGCAGGAACCTCGAATACGTCGAGGCGGCCCGGGCCTTGGGGGTAAAGGACCGACACATCATGTTCCGCCATATCCTTCCCAATGCGATGGTGGCGACCCTCACCTTTCTCCCCTTCATTCTCAGTGGAGCGATCACCACCCTCACCAGCCTCGACTTTCTCGGTTTCGGGCTGCCTGTGGGAAGCCCCTCCCTCGGTGAGCTTCTGGCTCAAGGAAAGGCAAACCTTCAGGCACCCTGGCTCGGCATCTCCGCCTTTGTTGTTCTCGCTCTGATTCTGGCGCTGCTGGTCTTCGTCGGCGAAGCGGTACGCGACGCCTTTGATCCGAGGAGGAATCTGTGA
- a CDS encoding heavy-metal-associated domain-containing protein, giving the protein MKDKPKPIELDLQGASCASCIFAIEHAGRKIKGVKDIKVDSIRSKIVIDLDEKENDDQTEITDRVIKIVRTIGYDAQRPQT; this is encoded by the coding sequence ATGAAAGATAAGCCGAAACCAATCGAATTGGATCTACAAGGTGCAAGCTGCGCCAGTTGTATCTTTGCCATAGAGCATGCGGGGCGCAAGATCAAGGGAGTAAAAGATATCAAGGTGGATAGTATCCGCTCCAAGATTGTGATCGACCTCGATGAGAAAGAAAATGACGATCAGACAGAAATCACCGACAGGGTGATCAAAATCGTCAGAACCATCGGCTATGATGCCCAGCGCCCTCAAACTTGA
- a CDS encoding NifB/NifX family molybdenum-iron cluster-binding protein: MKIALPASESGEIESHFGHCSGFVVFTIENGAIAAEERIIPPPGCGCKSTIIPDLVHAGVTIMIAGNMGPGAAMLIGDNGIDLYRGAEGNAREAVEAFLAGRLSDHDVGCGDHGHDHECSHH, from the coding sequence ATGAAAATAGCACTCCCTGCCTCTGAAAGCGGAGAGATAGAGTCGCACTTCGGACACTGTTCCGGCTTTGTTGTCTTCACCATCGAAAATGGTGCCATTGCTGCGGAAGAAAGAATCATCCCACCTCCGGGATGCGGATGCAAAAGTACCATCATTCCCGATCTTGTACATGCAGGGGTGACGATCATGATCGCAGGAAATATGGGTCCGGGGGCGGCGATGCTGATCGGCGATAACGGCATTGATCTCTACCGAGGCGCAGAGGGGAATGCACGAGAGGCTGTAGAGGCTTTTCTTGCGGGAAGGCTTTCGGATCACGATGTGGGATGTGGCGATCACGGTCATGACCACGAGTGTTCTCATCATTGA
- a CDS encoding amidohydrolase family protein, which produces MPVNKEEIFYDPHCHAMTLAHPNLLMFIQEFRKNFTDEVINDIFSPNYLIDSQVRHPVHNAQNMLAVMEHDIAGIFKLMEDDLSGHFLKATDKNDEGGRRPLIEHGVLKFREREYRQLVLTPLVMDFSNKRRVDGGLYYSRPPERPLWQYVRDTLEGIKRYHKDRPDGILRIYPFLGINTRNYSLRELEELLKKYFSVYSSSFTFRTETTRLISSFMGLMEGVGSNVFAGIKVYPPLGFDPWPTDEPEELEKVKLLFRFCQKRKIPITTHCDDQGYRTIPVKVAWRNSSPRRWASALEAFPELKINFGHYGYQYNKKWGTIRKLDWLKEIFDLMDRYDHVYADFSFDGTRAEYYPFLQQHLLALPPRLRAKALVRTMFGTDFMVNLSKVRSYLDYYLTFESSPFSDEEVHLFSSTNPRHFLFTEDGPLDRVKNFFGQR; this is translated from the coding sequence ATGCCGGTGAACAAGGAGGAGATATTCTACGATCCTCATTGTCACGCAATGACCCTTGCCCATCCAAACCTCCTGATGTTTATTCAGGAGTTCAGGAAGAATTTCACCGATGAGGTAATCAACGATATTTTTTCGCCGAATTACCTCATCGATTCACAGGTTCGCCACCCCGTTCATAATGCTCAGAACATGCTTGCGGTGATGGAGCATGATATTGCAGGCATTTTTAAGCTCATGGAGGACGACCTTTCCGGCCATTTTCTCAAAGCGACAGATAAAAATGATGAGGGAGGAAGGCGGCCACTCATCGAACATGGGGTATTGAAATTTCGAGAGCGGGAATATCGTCAGCTGGTACTCACTCCCCTGGTTATGGACTTTTCGAACAAGCGAAGAGTGGATGGCGGCCTTTACTATTCACGTCCCCCCGAACGTCCCTTGTGGCAATACGTCAGGGATACCCTGGAAGGAATCAAACGTTACCACAAGGATCGCCCCGACGGCATACTGAGGATTTATCCTTTCCTCGGTATCAATACCAGAAACTATTCGCTTCGGGAGCTGGAAGAACTCCTGAAAAAGTACTTTTCGGTGTACAGCTCCTCATTCACCTTCCGAACAGAAACGACGAGGCTCATAAGTAGTTTTATGGGCCTCATGGAGGGGGTTGGCAGCAACGTATTCGCCGGCATCAAGGTCTACCCTCCCCTCGGCTTTGACCCGTGGCCCACTGATGAGCCCGAAGAACTGGAAAAGGTAAAACTTCTTTTCAGATTTTGTCAAAAACGAAAGATTCCAATTACGACCCACTGCGACGACCAGGGATATCGCACCATCCCGGTAAAGGTGGCGTGGCGCAACAGCTCCCCCCGGCGCTGGGCATCGGCACTGGAGGCATTCCCGGAGCTCAAAATCAACTTCGGCCACTACGGCTACCAGTACAATAAGAAGTGGGGAACCATCAGAAAGCTCGACTGGCTAAAAGAGATCTTCGATCTTATGGATCGTTACGATCACGTCTATGCCGACTTCAGTTTCGACGGCACAAGGGCAGAGTATTACCCCTTTCTTCAGCAGCACCTTCTCGCACTGCCCCCCCGCCTGCGGGCAAAGGCTCTTGTACGGACGATGTTCGGAACAGATTTCATGGTAAACCTTTCCAAGGTGAGAAGCTATCTCGATTACTATCTGACCTTCGAGTCCTCGCCCTTCTCAGACGAGGAGGTTCATCTCTTCTCTTCGACGAATCCGAGGCACTTTCTCTTTACCGAAGATGGGCCCCTCGACCGTGTGAAGAATTTTTTCGGGCAACGGTAA
- a CDS encoding ABC transporter ATP-binding protein, whose amino-acid sequence MTSLLRIENVRIAFRRKERLRQVVHGIDLRLGEHESLAIVGESGSGKTVTAASILRLLGPSAEYPSGEIYFREQELLRASERTLLGVRGKEIGMIFQEPMSSLNPLQNIGRQVAESLFLHGGTESRQNRTKVVEMLRRVGLRNAETRLGAFPHQLSGGERQRVMIAMAIVNRPRLLIADEPTTALDVTIQAQILDLLLDLKRELGMAMIFITHDLSIVGRIADRVVVMKEGEIVEEAETKKLFATPAHPYTRLLIESEPATAPPERSAGPDETLLEIRNLKVHFPVQRGILKRTVDYIKAVDGVSLSIPRGGSFGLVGESGSGKTSLGRALLRLIPSNGEIFLKGQPVHNLKNDELRPLRRWMQPVFQDPFGTLSPRMCVTDIVGEGLRVHENLSIPERQERVASALEEVGLDPGIGKRYPHEFSGGQRQRIALARALVLKPDLLVLDEPTSSLDRSIQFQVIELLLNIQAEHGLTYLFISHDLKVVRALCRSLGVMKQGVLVEQGDAEQVMKEPQQEYTRRLLETAFMLDQERRAT is encoded by the coding sequence GTGACTTCGCTGCTGCGCATAGAAAACGTACGAATCGCCTTTCGCCGGAAAGAGCGGCTTAGGCAGGTGGTCCACGGCATCGATCTTCGGCTCGGGGAACATGAGAGCCTCGCCATCGTCGGGGAAAGCGGATCGGGAAAAACGGTTACGGCAGCATCCATCCTTCGTCTTTTGGGGCCTTCGGCCGAATATCCTTCCGGAGAAATCTATTTCAGGGAACAGGAATTGCTCCGCGCATCGGAACGGACACTGCTGGGAGTCAGGGGAAAAGAGATCGGCATGATTTTCCAGGAGCCGATGTCGAGCCTCAATCCCCTCCAGAATATCGGTAGACAGGTTGCCGAAAGCCTCTTCCTCCACGGGGGAACCGAAAGCAGGCAAAACCGCACAAAGGTTGTCGAAATGCTCCGCCGTGTCGGCCTCAGAAATGCGGAAACCCGGCTGGGGGCCTTTCCCCATCAGCTTTCGGGTGGGGAACGTCAGCGGGTGATGATCGCCATGGCCATTGTCAACAGACCCAGGCTTTTGATTGCCGATGAGCCGACAACAGCCCTGGATGTGACGATACAGGCCCAGATCCTCGACTTGCTCCTTGATCTGAAGCGTGAGCTGGGAATGGCAATGATTTTCATCACGCACGACCTCTCCATAGTCGGCAGGATTGCCGACAGGGTCGTGGTTATGAAAGAAGGGGAGATCGTCGAAGAGGCGGAAACAAAGAAGCTTTTCGCCACCCCCGCCCATCCCTATACCAGGCTCCTCATCGAATCGGAACCAGCGACAGCCCCGCCCGAACGAAGCGCAGGCCCCGACGAGACGCTTTTGGAAATCAGGAATCTTAAGGTCCACTTCCCTGTGCAGCGGGGAATTCTCAAAAGAACCGTCGATTATATCAAGGCGGTGGACGGTGTCTCTCTTTCGATTCCCCGAGGCGGAAGCTTCGGTCTGGTGGGAGAAAGCGGCTCGGGAAAGACCAGTCTGGGAAGAGCCCTTTTGCGCCTTATTCCCAGTAATGGAGAGATATTCTTAAAGGGACAGCCTGTTCATAACCTTAAAAACGATGAACTTCGTCCTCTTCGCAGATGGATGCAGCCGGTCTTTCAGGATCCCTTCGGAACCCTCTCCCCCAGAATGTGCGTAACCGATATTGTCGGAGAAGGATTACGTGTTCATGAAAACCTGAGCATCCCGGAACGACAAGAACGAGTTGCCTCCGCCCTGGAAGAGGTGGGGCTCGATCCAGGGATCGGGAAGCGATACCCCCACGAGTTTTCCGGAGGACAGCGGCAGCGCATCGCCCTTGCCAGAGCCCTTGTTCTCAAGCCGGATCTTTTGGTGCTTGATGAACCCACCTCAAGCCTCGACAGGTCCATTCAGTTTCAGGTTATTGAATTGCTTTTGAACATCCAGGCCGAACATGGACTCACCTATCTCTTCATCAGCCACGACCTCAAGGTCGTCCGCGCCCTTTGCCGTTCTCTCGGCGTCATGAAGCAGGGAGTCCTTGTCGAACAGGGAGATGCCGAACAGGTCATGAAAGAACCACAACAGGAGTACACCAGAAGATTACTTGAAACGGCTTTTATGCTTGACCAGGAAAGAAGAGCCACATAG